Proteins encoded together in one Verrucomicrobiota bacterium window:
- a CDS encoding Maf family protein: protein MSETVPLILASSSPRRRDLLAEAGLSFAVRASAAEELHDPQLSAAALTEENAFRKASAVASEFPSALVLGADTLVYLDGEPFGKPRDLEEAFFMLSRLAGRTHQVCTGVCLLEKASAKQRRFHAVTAVTFRALDPAGIGEYLASIDPLDKAGGYAAQEHGEKIIERLDGSWSNVIGLPMEALQAELKNWKI from the coding sequence GTGTCTGAGACCGTCCCGCTCATTCTGGCCTCCAGTTCGCCGCGCCGGCGCGACCTCTTGGCTGAAGCTGGGCTCTCTTTCGCGGTGCGGGCTTCGGCTGCCGAAGAGCTCCACGATCCCCAGCTCTCGGCCGCGGCTTTGACCGAGGAAAATGCCTTTCGGAAGGCGTCGGCGGTCGCGAGCGAGTTCCCGAGCGCTCTCGTGCTGGGTGCGGATACCTTGGTTTATCTGGATGGGGAGCCCTTTGGCAAGCCGCGCGATTTGGAGGAAGCCTTTTTCATGTTGAGTCGACTGGCCGGACGCACTCATCAAGTCTGCACGGGGGTCTGCCTCTTGGAGAAGGCTTCCGCCAAGCAAAGACGCTTCCACGCTGTGACGGCCGTCACCTTCCGGGCCCTCGATCCGGCCGGGATCGGCGAGTACTTGGCCTCGATCGATCCTCTCGACAAAGCGGGCGGCTACGCGGCCCAAGAACATGGGGAAAAAATCATTGAGCGCCTCGACGGCTCTTGGAGCAATGTCATCGGCCTCCCGATGGAAGCCTTGCAGGCGGAGTTGAAGAATTGGAAGATCTGA
- the trkA gene encoding Trk system potassium transporter TrkA, whose product MKIIIVGAGEIGRHMAASVSREAHDTVVIDADEARATELDELLDARVLQGDGSSVSLLLEAGVAECDLFFSLTSSNNTNLVSSSIAKKLGAKKVICRVHASIQREEWLFDHRGHFGIDYIFSPERLASVELAKFIRNPDSIMVEELARGRIELQQVRLPMENPLEGKTLRELKLPDRVRIGAIARQGTHIIPTANEKVLGGDMVIFFGEPRKLRETLDKLLKNNRRQEQPRVVILGGGEYGFALAQMLEASHFRVRIFEVDRERAEELANRLEKAVIINADATSVNELKEEQVGEAEFFVAATSSDEDNVMTCLQAHNLGTHSCLSLIHRADYADAISSFGSKFGVVAAVSPREAVRRELTRFITSDSFHLVRKFGEVEVIETTVPEGSGIVGLSLQEIEWPEESVIIARIHSIHATVPSATDTVEPGDNLFAMVSAQTRKPFLKLVHG is encoded by the coding sequence ATGAAAATCATTATCGTGGGGGCGGGCGAAATCGGTCGCCACATGGCAGCGAGTGTCTCGCGGGAAGCACATGACACCGTCGTGATCGATGCCGATGAAGCGCGGGCCACCGAACTGGATGAGTTGCTCGACGCCCGGGTGCTCCAGGGAGATGGCTCCTCGGTCAGCCTGCTTTTGGAGGCAGGCGTGGCCGAATGCGATCTCTTCTTCTCTCTCACCAGCAGCAACAACACCAACCTCGTCTCCAGCTCCATCGCGAAAAAGCTGGGCGCCAAGAAGGTCATTTGCCGGGTCCATGCCAGCATCCAGCGAGAGGAGTGGCTCTTCGACCACCGAGGGCATTTCGGTATCGATTACATTTTCAGCCCGGAAAGGCTGGCCTCGGTCGAGCTTGCCAAATTCATCCGCAATCCTGATTCCATCATGGTGGAGGAGCTGGCTCGCGGCCGCATCGAGCTCCAGCAAGTCCGGCTCCCGATGGAGAACCCCTTGGAAGGCAAAACACTCCGAGAGCTGAAATTGCCCGATCGAGTCCGCATCGGCGCCATTGCCCGCCAAGGCACCCACATCATCCCGACGGCCAACGAGAAAGTCCTCGGAGGCGATATGGTCATCTTTTTTGGGGAACCGCGCAAGCTGCGCGAAACGCTCGACAAGCTCTTGAAAAACAATCGCCGCCAAGAGCAGCCCCGGGTCGTGATCCTCGGGGGAGGAGAGTATGGCTTCGCCCTCGCCCAAATGCTGGAAGCCTCTCACTTCCGCGTGCGGATTTTCGAGGTCGATCGCGAGCGCGCGGAGGAATTGGCCAATCGCTTGGAAAAAGCCGTCATCATCAACGCCGACGCCACTTCGGTCAATGAACTCAAAGAAGAGCAGGTCGGCGAGGCCGAGTTCTTCGTGGCCGCCACCAGCAGCGATGAGGACAATGTCATGACCTGCTTGCAAGCCCACAATCTCGGAACCCACAGCTGCCTCAGTCTCATTCATCGGGCGGACTACGCCGACGCCATCAGCTCCTTCGGCAGCAAGTTTGGGGTGGTGGCTGCGGTCAGCCCACGGGAAGCGGTTCGCCGCGAATTGACGCGCTTCATCACTTCGGATTCCTTCCATCTCGTCCGAAAATTTGGCGAGGTCGAAGTCATCGAAACCACCGTGCCCGAGGGCTCCGGCATCGTGGGCCTCTCTCTCCAGGAAATCGAATGGCCCGAAGAGAGCGTCATCATCGCTCGCATTCACTCCATCCACGCCACCGTCCCTTCCGCCACCGACACCGTCGAGCCGGGCGACAATCTCTTCGCCATGGTTTCCGCCCAGACTCGCAAGCCTTTCCTGAAGCTGGTTCACGGCTGA
- a CDS encoding TrkH family potassium uptake protein — protein MNFRLLSKIFGSLVLLLAVAMAACGGFALFEEATTGESSGARALWLSTGMTALLGGALLAIGWKTKTDILRKEAIVVVGLGWVISGLVGMLPYTLCEPSLNFDEALFESVSGFTTTGSTVIQDLDRMPRSILLWRSISQWLGGAGILVLFVALLSYVGVGAKSLMRHESSLRQGEGSNTRVLQTARQLWVIYLVMTALCILGLLALGMNLYDAVNHGMCTVATGGFSPYNESIGYFRSTPIELFVMVMMLLCGTNFLVLSALYRRQWKRLRVEEESRLFYGMFFIAVLSIGLNLTAETGLYEDASSAFLDASFAVASIITSSGFTSNWRVAEVLPEGYEQWPGFSVAMLLVLMAMGGCAGSTAGGLKVSRFLLFLKMGAQEIIGAFRPRKTVVIKMNGMPAEDSARSAALIMGLFTVTLGIGTLVISLIEPHLDLQTCYSCAFATLFNIGPGLGEVGPTDNFAHLKAGTLLLLSLLMVLGRLELLAIFVLFVPSLWRKY, from the coding sequence GTGAACTTCCGCCTCCTTTCCAAGATCTTCGGATCGCTCGTCCTCTTGCTGGCGGTGGCCATGGCGGCCTGTGGCGGCTTTGCCCTCTTCGAGGAAGCCACCACCGGCGAGTCCTCGGGCGCCCGCGCCCTTTGGCTTTCGACCGGGATGACCGCCCTGCTGGGAGGGGCCCTCCTGGCGATTGGCTGGAAAACCAAGACCGACATTCTTCGCAAGGAAGCCATCGTGGTGGTCGGCTTGGGCTGGGTCATCAGTGGCCTGGTCGGCATGCTGCCCTACACCCTGTGCGAGCCGAGTCTCAACTTCGATGAAGCGCTCTTCGAGTCCGTCTCCGGCTTCACCACCACGGGATCGACTGTCATCCAGGATCTCGACCGCATGCCTCGCTCCATTCTCCTCTGGCGATCGATCAGCCAGTGGCTGGGCGGGGCCGGGATCTTGGTGCTTTTCGTGGCGCTCCTTTCCTACGTCGGGGTAGGGGCCAAGTCTCTCATGCGACATGAATCATCCCTCCGCCAAGGGGAGGGCTCGAACACCCGCGTGCTCCAAACCGCCCGGCAGCTTTGGGTCATTTACCTCGTGATGACTGCCCTCTGCATCCTCGGGCTGTTGGCACTGGGAATGAACCTCTACGACGCCGTCAATCACGGTATGTGCACGGTCGCGACCGGGGGCTTCAGTCCCTACAATGAAAGCATCGGCTACTTCCGCAGCACCCCGATCGAGCTCTTCGTGATGGTCATGATGCTGCTCTGCGGCACCAATTTTCTCGTGCTCTCAGCACTCTACCGGCGGCAATGGAAACGGCTCCGGGTGGAGGAGGAAAGCCGCCTTTTTTACGGGATGTTTTTCATCGCTGTCCTCTCCATCGGCCTCAATCTGACCGCGGAAACCGGGCTGTATGAAGACGCCAGTTCCGCTTTTCTCGACGCCTCCTTCGCGGTCGCCAGCATCATCACCTCCAGCGGATTCACCAGCAACTGGCGGGTGGCCGAGGTCCTGCCCGAAGGCTACGAGCAATGGCCCGGCTTTTCGGTCGCCATGCTGCTGGTGCTGATGGCGATGGGCGGCTGCGCCGGATCGACCGCCGGCGGCCTCAAGGTCAGTCGCTTCCTTCTTTTCCTGAAAATGGGGGCCCAGGAAATCATCGGCGCTTTTCGCCCTCGAAAAACCGTCGTCATCAAAATGAACGGCATGCCGGCCGAGGACTCCGCCCGAAGCGCGGCCCTCATCATGGGGCTCTTCACCGTGACCCTTGGGATCGGCACCCTCGTGATCAGCCTCATCGAACCCCACCTCGATCTCCAAACTTGTTACTCCTGCGCCTTTGCCACCCTTTTCAACATTGGCCCGGGACTGGGCGAGGTCGGCCCCACCGACAACTTCGCTCATCTCAAAGCCGGCACGCTGCTGCTCCTAAGTCTCTTGATGGTCCTGGGTCGCTTGGAGTTACTCGCGATTTTTGTGCTTTTCGTGCCTTCGCTCTGGCGAAAATACTGA